From Streptomyces griseorubiginosus, one genomic window encodes:
- a CDS encoding glycoside hydrolase family 13 protein: MTPRTTTPDLSGKDPNWWRQAVVYQVYPRSFADADGDGLGDLRGVTERLGHLAALGADALWLSPFYPSELADGGYDVADYRNVDPRLGTLDDFDALVAEAHRLGLKVIVDLVPNHTSHQHAWFQEALAAGPGSAARARYVFRDGRGAHGELPPTDWQSVFGGSAWQRVPDGQWYLHLFAPEQPDLDWSNPEVREDFRTTLRFWSDRGVDGFRVDVAHALVKDLTEPLRDLGDLPGVAEEALDHLPPGSHPYWDRDEVHEIYRDWRTILDSYTPPRTAVAEAWVPGARRALYARADELGQAFNFEYLQTGWDAGELRQVITDSLATARAAHASATWVLSNHDVVRHASRLVLPPGTDENAWLLAGGRAPAIDLDRGLRRARAATLLMLALPGSSYVYQGEELGLPEVADLPFEVLQDPIWEQTGRVRKGRDGCRVPLPWTTTGPSYGFGAGGAWLPQPQWFARYAVEAQDGTEGSTLELYRTALRLRRKLLQGEELTWTETGPADVLDFVRHEGWRCVTNLSERALPLPDGEVLLTSGPLENGLLGPDTTVWLG, encoded by the coding sequence GTGACCCCCCGCACCACCACGCCCGACCTCTCCGGCAAGGACCCGAACTGGTGGCGACAGGCCGTCGTCTACCAGGTCTACCCCCGCAGCTTCGCCGACGCCGACGGTGACGGCCTCGGGGACCTCAGGGGCGTCACCGAACGCCTCGGACACCTGGCCGCCCTCGGCGCCGACGCCCTGTGGCTGAGCCCCTTCTACCCCTCCGAACTCGCCGACGGCGGCTATGACGTGGCCGACTACCGGAATGTCGACCCGCGCCTGGGCACCCTCGACGACTTCGACGCCCTGGTCGCCGAGGCCCACCGGCTCGGCCTGAAAGTGATCGTCGATCTTGTCCCGAACCACACCTCCCACCAGCACGCCTGGTTCCAGGAGGCCCTCGCCGCCGGCCCCGGCTCCGCCGCCCGCGCGCGGTACGTCTTCCGGGACGGCCGCGGCGCGCACGGCGAACTCCCGCCCACCGACTGGCAGTCCGTCTTCGGCGGCAGCGCCTGGCAGCGGGTGCCGGACGGGCAGTGGTACCTGCATCTGTTCGCCCCCGAGCAGCCCGACCTCGACTGGTCGAACCCCGAGGTCCGCGAGGACTTCCGCACCACCCTGCGGTTCTGGTCGGACCGCGGGGTCGACGGCTTCCGGGTGGACGTGGCGCACGCGCTGGTCAAGGACCTGACCGAGCCGCTGCGCGACCTCGGCGACCTGCCCGGCGTCGCGGAGGAGGCGCTGGACCACCTCCCGCCGGGTAGCCACCCCTACTGGGACCGTGACGAGGTCCACGAGATCTACCGTGACTGGCGCACGATCCTCGACTCCTACACCCCGCCCCGTACGGCCGTCGCCGAGGCCTGGGTGCCGGGTGCCCGCCGCGCGCTGTACGCCCGTGCCGACGAACTCGGCCAGGCCTTCAACTTCGAGTACCTCCAGACGGGATGGGACGCCGGCGAGCTGCGCCAGGTCATCACCGACTCCCTCGCCACCGCCCGCGCGGCGCACGCCTCGGCGACCTGGGTGCTCTCCAACCACGACGTCGTACGGCACGCCTCCCGCCTGGTGCTGCCGCCCGGCACCGACGAGAACGCCTGGCTGCTGGCCGGCGGCCGGGCGCCCGCGATCGACCTCGACCGGGGGCTGCGGCGCGCTCGCGCGGCCACGCTGCTGATGCTGGCGCTGCCGGGATCGTCGTACGTCTACCAGGGCGAGGAGCTCGGGCTGCCCGAGGTCGCCGACCTGCCCTTCGAGGTGCTCCAGGACCCGATCTGGGAGCAGACGGGGCGGGTGCGCAAGGGGCGCGACGGATGCCGCGTGCCGCTGCCCTGGACGACGACGGGGCCGTCGTACGGCTTCGGGGCGGGCGGTGCCTGGCTGCCGCAGCCGCAGTGGTTCGCGCGGTACGCCGTCGAGGCACAGGACGGCACGGAGGGCTCCACGCTGGAGCTGTACCGCACCGCCCTGCGGCTGCGCCGCAAGCTCCTCCAGGGGGAGGAGCTGACCTGGACGGAGACCGGTCCGGCCGACGTGCTGGACTTCGTCCGGCACGAGGGCTGGCGGTGCGTCACCAATCTCTCGGAGCGGGCCCTCCCGCTCCCGGACGGGGAGGTGCTGCTCACCAGCGGCCCGCTGGAGAACGGGCTGCTGGGACCGGACACGACGGTCTGGCTGGGCTGA
- a CDS encoding LAETG motif-containing sortase-dependent surface protein — MSIARRVTVRRLLGTGAATLAFSAALASVASASDCPGGKGWGDGGHYKPGTGAGSKTETDRCEFSLDGKNFFASVKVDDQNLKPGDDGKVHVKVRAAGDATTCTASLASYLAHGPTFATSGEQVFHDFDTVTVKAGAVDTLDVAIPDAGCYGQVDLYRGNTKFDGKLDANDGLPHGDLPKGPDHPVIKDKLIAAWNGGTKDCTTTQTTPPATPPASETTPPASESTPPASESTPPASESTPPASETPGTSTPTPSASESTSTPGAPTPNGGGGDNLAETGASSNTPLIAGGAAVLLAGGAGIVLATRRRKASRA; from the coding sequence ATGTCCATAGCGAGACGTGTCACCGTTCGGCGCCTGCTGGGGACGGGCGCCGCGACGCTCGCCTTCTCCGCTGCCCTCGCCTCCGTCGCCTCGGCCTCCGACTGCCCCGGCGGCAAGGGCTGGGGAGACGGCGGCCACTACAAGCCGGGTACGGGCGCCGGCTCGAAGACCGAGACCGACCGCTGCGAGTTCTCCCTCGACGGCAAGAACTTCTTCGCCTCCGTCAAGGTCGACGACCAGAACCTCAAGCCGGGCGACGACGGCAAGGTCCACGTCAAGGTGCGCGCCGCGGGCGACGCCACCACGTGCACCGCCTCCCTCGCGTCCTACCTCGCGCACGGCCCGACGTTCGCCACCTCCGGCGAGCAGGTCTTCCACGACTTCGACACCGTGACCGTCAAGGCCGGCGCCGTGGACACCCTCGACGTCGCGATCCCCGACGCGGGCTGCTACGGCCAGGTCGACCTGTACCGCGGCAACACGAAGTTCGACGGCAAGCTCGACGCCAACGACGGCCTCCCGCACGGCGACCTCCCCAAGGGCCCGGACCACCCGGTCATCAAGGACAAGCTGATCGCGGCCTGGAACGGCGGCACGAAGGACTGCACGACCACGCAGACCACGCCTCCGGCGACCCCGCCTGCCTCGGAGACCACTCCGCCGGCCTCGGAGTCGACCCCGCCGGCGTCCGAGTCCACCCCGCCGGCCTCCGAGAGCACGCCTCCCGCCTCGGAGACCCCGGGCACGAGCACCCCGACCCCGTCGGCCTCGGAGTCCACGTCGACCCCGGGTGCGCCCACCCCGAACGGTGGCGGCGGCGACAACCTCGCCGAGACCGGGGCCAGCAGCAACACGCCGCTGATCGCGGGCGGCGCGGCGGTGCTGCTCGCGGGCGGCGCGGGCATCGTCCTGGCGACCCGTCGCCGTAAGGCCTCGCGCGCCTGA
- a CDS encoding dihydrofolate reductase family protein, which translates to MTAAYTFDVFSSLDGFSHAGGDWAGYWGKQGPELLDHRLAQYSEEQRMVFGAATYRAFARMLAESTEDSDVRDPWVTRMRNLPATVVSTTLESPLDWPDATLVAGDAVDVVARLKKESDVPLRSHGSLAMNRALMAAGLVDRVQVTVFPVITGRTGLGPVFEGAADFDLELLEHRTLDGHIQELVYRPTLH; encoded by the coding sequence ATGACCGCCGCCTACACCTTCGACGTGTTCTCCAGCCTCGACGGGTTCAGCCACGCCGGTGGTGACTGGGCCGGGTACTGGGGCAAGCAGGGGCCCGAACTGCTCGACCACCGCCTCGCCCAGTACTCCGAGGAGCAGCGGATGGTCTTCGGGGCCGCGACCTACCGGGCCTTCGCCCGGATGCTGGCCGAGAGCACCGAGGACAGCGATGTGCGCGATCCCTGGGTGACCCGGATGCGGAACCTGCCGGCGACGGTCGTGTCCACGACGCTGGAGAGCCCCCTCGACTGGCCGGACGCGACCCTCGTCGCCGGTGACGCCGTCGACGTGGTCGCCCGGCTCAAGAAGGAGTCCGACGTGCCGCTGCGCTCCCACGGCAGCCTGGCGATGAACCGGGCGCTGATGGCCGCGGGACTGGTCGACCGGGTGCAGGTGACGGTGTTCCCCGTCATCACCGGGCGGACCGGCCTGGGACCCGTCTTCGAGGGCGCCGCCGACTTCGACCTGGAGCTGCTGGAGCACCGGACCCTCGACGGTCACATCCAGGAGCTGGTCTACCGTCCCACCCTGCACTGA
- a CDS encoding PH domain-containing protein, which yields MDAARDGVIGVWRVSRSGRLLGYLPAAAPTAGALSTWPNALTHPSAQSARTAAIATAVALAFGLFAWWALLRVRLELRTDEILMVNPWGTQRLPWSRVTAVSLGNWGARFHTTDGFVFTAYALSDLAGGTRQDDRFAELRRLAETRF from the coding sequence GTGGACGCAGCGCGCGACGGTGTCATCGGCGTGTGGCGGGTCAGTCGATCCGGCCGCCTCTTGGGCTACCTGCCGGCAGCCGCCCCGACGGCCGGGGCGCTCTCCACGTGGCCAAACGCCCTCACCCACCCGTCCGCCCAGTCGGCACGCACCGCGGCGATCGCCACCGCCGTCGCCCTCGCCTTCGGCCTCTTCGCCTGGTGGGCGCTCCTGCGCGTACGCCTGGAACTCAGGACGGACGAGATCCTCATGGTGAACCCGTGGGGCACCCAGCGCCTGCCCTGGTCCCGCGTCACCGCGGTGAGCCTCGGCAACTGGGGCGCACGGTTCCACACCACGGACGGATTCGTGTTCACGGCGTACGCCCTGAGCGACCTGGCGGGAGGCACCCGCCAGGACGACCGCTTCGCCGAGCTGCGACGGCTGGCCGAAACCCGGTTCTGA
- a CDS encoding RICIN domain-containing protein, with product MHARSRLKKFGAALAAVSAVILSLLAAPPAGAYSPTPGTVYQLPSNQACLKGRGNCAIYPKAAQLPGGQLVASFELATVPASGSAAGETLPVYRSTDDGTSWQLVSQVKAPAYLSGDPQYAKYTSAWTNPYLYVLPRTVGSLSAGTLVMAAVVSGDDSYYLEHKAADPNWTPSGDGDRRDLAIALYSSTDQGTTWSFRNIITGGGWQGGSAGNIGTNVSNANTTHQVDPVWEPYLMVYNGQLVAYYSDENDFTAYDSGTGALTTDPANGTATDSQGQIIAHRTWDGSGAAWSSPVVDVTGTTVTMGGGKTEIGGGRPGMANVVQTSDGKWMLTYEYWGGGDNVRYKVASDPLHFYSVGGTAGTGVSGLPVTTGSAAPAQGGSPVLIRTPDGRLLYNAAGSGSVWMNSSGTSTGTWTQYQTTVPGAYSRNLTYDATTGRVVILANQGTSTIINADIDLGHSQGTYYRIVNKLTGQVIGTRNNTTDANIGNADSPDVRLENAGSAANAETQYWHITTKPNGVTLLNQSGGRAAEIWGNNAVAGAQIGSWVDNTGTALWTMVQLSDGNVQFRSTGNTSLYLTGASAGADLTLQTATSNGSQEWQLQAVSGGTVAGTARGLTNVNTGTCLDDFQGNTANGASVDLWSCTGSTLQQFTVTGVGNGQYTLKNVNSGTCLDDYQSGTANGTAADLWACNGGANQNWSFIPVNGGNYEIVNQATGLCLDDPQFTRTNGVLVDLWTCNGGTNQQWHF from the coding sequence ATGCACGCAAGAAGCAGGCTGAAGAAGTTCGGCGCGGCGCTGGCCGCAGTCAGCGCCGTCATCCTGTCCCTCCTCGCCGCGCCGCCGGCCGGCGCCTACTCCCCGACCCCCGGAACCGTCTACCAACTCCCCTCGAACCAGGCGTGTCTGAAGGGCCGGGGGAACTGCGCCATCTACCCGAAGGCCGCGCAACTGCCGGGCGGCCAACTGGTCGCCTCGTTCGAGCTGGCGACGGTCCCCGCGTCCGGTTCCGCGGCCGGCGAGACGCTGCCGGTGTACCGCAGCACCGACGACGGCACGAGCTGGCAGCTGGTCTCGCAGGTCAAGGCCCCGGCCTACCTGTCGGGCGACCCGCAGTACGCGAAGTACACCAGCGCCTGGACGAACCCCTACCTGTACGTCCTGCCCCGGACCGTCGGCTCGCTGTCGGCGGGCACGCTGGTGATGGCCGCGGTGGTGTCCGGCGACGACTCCTACTACCTCGAGCACAAGGCGGCCGACCCCAACTGGACCCCCTCCGGCGACGGCGACCGCAGGGACCTGGCGATCGCGCTGTACTCCAGCACCGACCAGGGCACCACGTGGAGCTTCCGCAACATCATCACCGGCGGCGGCTGGCAGGGCGGCAGCGCCGGCAACATCGGCACCAACGTGTCCAACGCCAACACCACCCACCAGGTCGACCCGGTCTGGGAGCCGTACCTGATGGTCTACAACGGCCAGTTGGTGGCGTACTACTCGGACGAGAACGACTTCACGGCGTACGACAGCGGCACCGGCGCGCTGACCACGGACCCCGCCAACGGCACGGCCACGGACTCGCAGGGGCAGATCATCGCCCACCGGACCTGGGACGGGTCCGGCGCGGCCTGGAGCAGCCCCGTGGTGGACGTGACCGGGACGACCGTCACCATGGGCGGCGGCAAGACGGAGATCGGCGGCGGCCGGCCGGGCATGGCGAACGTCGTCCAGACCTCCGACGGCAAGTGGATGCTCACCTACGAGTACTGGGGCGGCGGCGACAACGTCCGCTACAAGGTGGCCTCGGACCCGCTGCACTTCTACTCGGTGGGCGGCACCGCAGGGACCGGGGTCTCGGGCCTCCCCGTCACCACCGGCTCCGCGGCCCCGGCACAGGGCGGCAGCCCGGTCCTCATCCGCACCCCCGACGGCCGCCTGCTCTACAACGCCGCCGGCAGCGGCAGCGTCTGGATGAACTCGAGCGGTACGAGCACCGGAACCTGGACCCAGTACCAGACCACCGTCCCCGGCGCCTACAGCCGCAACCTCACCTACGACGCCACCACCGGCCGTGTGGTGATCCTGGCCAACCAGGGCACCTCGACGATCATCAACGCCGACATCGACCTCGGTCATTCGCAGGGCACCTACTACCGGATCGTCAACAAGCTGACCGGCCAGGTCATCGGCACCCGCAACAACACCACCGACGCCAACATCGGCAACGCCGACAGCCCCGACGTACGCCTGGAGAACGCCGGTTCGGCGGCCAACGCCGAGACCCAGTACTGGCACATCACCACCAAGCCGAACGGCGTCACCCTGCTCAACCAGTCGGGCGGCCGGGCCGCGGAGATCTGGGGCAACAACGCGGTCGCCGGCGCACAGATCGGCAGTTGGGTCGACAACACGGGCACGGCCCTGTGGACCATGGTCCAGCTCTCCGACGGCAACGTGCAGTTCCGGTCCACGGGCAACACGAGCCTCTACCTGACCGGCGCCTCGGCCGGCGCCGACCTCACGCTGCAGACCGCGACGAGCAACGGCTCCCAGGAATGGCAGCTCCAGGCGGTGAGCGGCGGGACCGTCGCCGGCACCGCGCGCGGCCTGACCAACGTCAACACGGGCACGTGCCTGGACGACTTCCAGGGGAACACGGCCAACGGCGCGAGCGTGGACCTGTGGTCGTGCACCGGCAGCACGCTCCAGCAGTTCACCGTCACCGGCGTCGGCAACGGCCAGTACACCCTCAAGAACGTCAACTCCGGCACCTGCCTGGACGACTACCAGTCCGGCACGGCCAACGGAACGGCGGCCGACCTGTGGGCCTGCAACGGCGGCGCCAACCAGAACTGGTCCTTCATCCCCGTCAACGGAGGCAACTACGAGATCGTCAACCAGGCCACGGGCCTGTGCCTCGACGACCCCCAGTTCACCAGGACCAACGGTGTCCTCGTCGACCTGTGGACCTGCAACGGCGGCACCAACCAGCAGTGGCACTTCTGA
- a CDS encoding SDR family oxidoreductase, producing the protein MTRLAGKRALITGGTSGIGLETARRFVAEGADVLVTGVTPAGIDRAREVLGDKVPVVRADARDLDAQRALAEQVSEHFGKLDVAFLNAGVSDWRPFEEHTEDSYDRLFDINVKSVLFLTQALVPVLANPSSVILNASNSAHGGYGRSNAYAATKAAVSSLMRSWNADLLTSHGIRFNAVSPGPVDTPLYSAAKLGIEDPAVQAAVVEGISSTIPLGRMGLPEEVAEAVVYLASDASAFAVGQDLILDGGQTVL; encoded by the coding sequence ATGACTCGTCTTGCGGGCAAGCGCGCCCTCATCACCGGCGGCACGAGCGGGATCGGCCTGGAGACCGCGCGGCGCTTCGTCGCGGAGGGGGCCGACGTGCTGGTCACCGGCGTCACCCCGGCCGGCATCGACAGGGCGCGGGAGGTCCTCGGGGACAAGGTGCCGGTCGTGCGGGCCGACGCACGCGACCTCGACGCCCAGCGCGCCCTGGCCGAGCAGGTGAGCGAGCACTTCGGAAAGCTCGACGTGGCCTTCCTGAACGCCGGCGTCTCCGACTGGCGGCCGTTCGAGGAGCACACCGAGGACAGCTACGACCGGCTCTTCGACATCAACGTCAAGAGCGTCTTGTTCCTCACCCAGGCGCTGGTGCCGGTACTGGCCAACCCGTCCTCGGTCATCCTCAACGCCTCCAACAGCGCACACGGCGGCTACGGGCGTTCGAACGCCTACGCGGCGACGAAGGCGGCCGTCTCCTCCCTGATGCGGTCGTGGAACGCGGACCTGCTCACCTCGCACGGCATCCGCTTCAACGCGGTCAGCCCCGGACCGGTGGACACCCCGCTGTACTCCGCCGCAAAGCTCGGGATCGAGGACCCCGCGGTGCAGGCGGCGGTGGTGGAGGGGATCAGCTCCACGATCCCGCTGGGCCGCATGGGCCTGCCCGAGGAGGTCGCGGAGGCCGTCGTGTACCTGGCCTCCGACGCCTCCGCCTTCGCGGTGGGCCAGGACCTTATCCTGGACGGCGGCCAGACCGTCCTCTGA
- a CDS encoding TetR/AcrR family transcriptional regulator codes for MSVADRAETGGGTCPAGDHAQAKAGYHAQIKAENRARIIRAARDLFLARGYDKTSLAQIAKEARVSTGTLFKRYPTKAALFAAVTAEQWQLDTEYAAPPPPGDPRYGLDHIGRDYACLVARPGTAALCRLIITELPQMPELADIVGTGFAIDRGPFFDRLRDYLESEAEAGTLDFRSSDGQPQSAAEVAEQFLGMICSQFLWPQLVRTDFVPPNPTDAAIVDEAVALMLARYRT; via the coding sequence ATGTCGGTGGCGGACCGAGCGGAGACCGGTGGCGGCACCTGCCCGGCCGGGGATCACGCGCAGGCCAAGGCCGGCTATCACGCGCAGATCAAGGCGGAGAACCGCGCCCGCATCATCCGCGCCGCCCGCGACCTCTTCCTCGCCCGGGGATACGACAAGACCTCCCTGGCCCAGATCGCCAAGGAGGCCCGCGTCTCCACCGGCACCCTCTTCAAGCGGTACCCCACCAAGGCCGCGCTGTTCGCGGCCGTCACCGCCGAACAGTGGCAGCTGGACACGGAGTACGCCGCCCCGCCCCCGCCCGGCGACCCCCGGTACGGCCTGGACCACATCGGCCGCGACTACGCCTGCCTGGTCGCCCGGCCCGGCACGGCGGCGCTGTGCCGCCTCATCATCACCGAGCTCCCCCAGATGCCGGAGCTCGCCGACATCGTCGGCACCGGCTTCGCCATCGACCGCGGCCCCTTCTTCGACCGGCTCCGGGACTACCTGGAGTCCGAAGCAGAGGCCGGCACCCTCGACTTCCGCTCGTCCGACGGACAGCCCCAGTCGGCAGCCGAGGTCGCCGAGCAGTTCCTCGGCATGATCTGCAGCCAGTTCCTGTGGCCCCAGCTCGTACGCACCGACTTCGTCCCACCCAACCCCACCGACGCCGCGATCGTCGACGAAGCCGTAGCCCTCATGCTGGCCCGCTACCGCACCTGA
- a CDS encoding lactococcin 972 family bacteriocin translates to MRYFRRSMTVAAASAAVFVGALASPASGATPQPPKELGNVKEWGMVAIKIDPNSRVAPATTKDVGGGSWTYGTEIVADGKRCYSYYFHGSKLHNATAKIANGSLKVGEVAGKTAKASRTAGAAYTCYAYWGVTD, encoded by the coding sequence ATGAGGTACTTCCGCAGATCCATGACAGTGGCCGCTGCGAGCGCGGCAGTTTTTGTCGGCGCTCTCGCTTCACCAGCCAGCGGAGCGACACCGCAGCCGCCCAAGGAACTGGGCAATGTCAAGGAGTGGGGCATGGTCGCGATCAAGATCGACCCCAACTCTCGGGTCGCTCCGGCAACCACCAAGGACGTGGGAGGCGGCAGTTGGACCTACGGTACCGAGATCGTGGCCGACGGCAAGCGGTGCTACTCGTACTACTTCCATGGTTCGAAACTGCATAATGCTACCGCGAAGATAGCCAACGGCAGCCTCAAGGTTGGCGAGGTGGCCGGCAAGACGGCTAAAGCGAGCAGGACCGCAGGCGCGGCCTACACGTGCTATGCGTATTGGGGCGTGACTGATTAG
- a CDS encoding DUF6518 family protein encodes MPQGPQCRTWSDSSRFSREPFRRGQGKALRPLSPSDIAWWQSQVSVDGKDSPDLVSPSRPTVLPVAAALAAGVALGVAAPLLGTIEAPVIHSVHLVLSAGWSWAALAFCVGAGFRSRVRSAVVAGSALTTAVVAYYVTKLAQGDYREWVNLDDPSQGTHIYWAGFLSKTLFWGAAAVVLGLLLGLAGNLGRNSGLRGLAFRMLIPLTAIAETSMRLTVEAPLQSGTAGTTWNVTRLVAIGVIVLLSVQEVRARSARAIRPAHLASRSSHAASSSSARRPL; translated from the coding sequence ATGCCCCAGGGGCCGCAGTGTCGCACTTGGTCCGACAGTTCGCGCTTCAGCCGTGAACCTTTTCGTCGGGGCCAAGGGAAGGCATTGCGGCCCCTGTCTCCCTCCGACATCGCCTGGTGGCAGTCTCAAGTGTCCGTTGATGGAAAGGACTCACCCGATCTCGTGTCCCCTTCACGTCCTACCGTCCTTCCCGTTGCAGCCGCTCTGGCGGCCGGCGTGGCACTCGGCGTTGCCGCTCCCCTCCTCGGGACGATCGAAGCCCCTGTAATCCATTCGGTTCACCTTGTCCTGTCGGCAGGCTGGTCCTGGGCCGCTCTGGCCTTCTGCGTGGGTGCCGGATTCAGGTCCAGGGTCAGATCCGCCGTTGTGGCCGGGTCCGCCCTCACCACTGCCGTGGTCGCTTACTACGTGACCAAACTTGCGCAAGGGGACTACCGGGAGTGGGTGAACCTCGATGACCCTTCGCAGGGAACGCACATCTACTGGGCTGGATTCCTGTCGAAAACGCTTTTCTGGGGCGCAGCAGCCGTTGTTCTCGGCCTTCTCCTCGGTTTGGCAGGAAACCTGGGGCGGAACAGTGGCCTTCGCGGGCTCGCCTTCCGGATGCTGATCCCGTTGACAGCCATCGCGGAGACCTCGATGCGCCTCACGGTCGAGGCCCCTTTACAAAGCGGGACCGCCGGCACGACATGGAATGTCACCCGCCTGGTCGCGATAGGTGTCATCGTCCTCCTGTCAGTACAAGAAGTTCGGGCAAGGTCGGCTCGTGCTATCAGGCCGGCCCACCTTGCGTCGCGTTCGTCGCACGCGGCGTCCAGCAGTTCAGCGAGGAGGCCCTTGTAG
- the thrS gene encoding threonine--tRNA ligase — MHDHRRLGRELDLFDTDPLMGAGLPYWLPDGAVVRQVLEEYVREVERAAGYRHVYSPVLGKRELYEISGHWDHYSDDMFPPMRLGGEEVVLRPSLCPHHALIYRSRSHSYRELPLRMAELGGMYRSEPSGVLGGLTRVRSIQLNDAHIFCTLDQAVEEARAALALIRRAYDDLGIRASRYRLSLPGEGGKYVADPELWRRATALLEDVLDGVAYESAEGEAAFYGPKIDVQITDPAGRESTLSTVQIDFHQPERFDLHYIGPDGGKHRPVMVHRSVIGSVERAVAHLVEAHGGAFPVWLAPVQLVVLPVGDGQEERAHEVVRQALALGIRAELSGPGDGTLGARVRAARLVPYQAVIGEREADADCAAVRLRDGRRPGAVPVEELLRRIAARAGDRGAELWAAA; from the coding sequence GTGCACGACCACCGCCGACTCGGCCGCGAGCTCGACCTGTTCGACACCGACCCCCTGATGGGCGCGGGGCTGCCCTACTGGCTGCCCGACGGGGCCGTCGTACGGCAGGTGCTGGAGGAGTACGTCAGGGAGGTGGAGCGCGCCGCCGGGTACCGGCACGTGTACTCGCCCGTCCTCGGCAAGCGGGAGCTGTACGAGATCTCCGGGCACTGGGACCACTACAGCGACGACATGTTCCCGCCCATGCGGCTGGGCGGTGAGGAGGTCGTGCTGCGTCCCAGCCTCTGCCCGCACCACGCCCTCATCTACCGGTCCCGCTCGCACAGCTACCGCGAACTACCGCTGCGGATGGCCGAGTTGGGCGGCATGTACCGCTCCGAGCCGTCCGGTGTCCTCGGCGGCCTCACCCGCGTCCGCTCCATCCAGCTCAACGACGCCCACATCTTCTGCACCCTGGACCAGGCCGTGGAGGAGGCCCGCGCCGCCCTCGCCCTCATCCGCCGCGCCTACGACGACCTCGGCATCCGGGCGAGCCGGTACCGTCTCTCGCTCCCGGGCGAGGGCGGCAAGTACGTAGCCGACCCGGAACTGTGGCGCCGCGCCACCGCCCTCCTCGAGGACGTACTGGACGGCGTCGCGTACGAGTCCGCCGAGGGCGAGGCCGCCTTCTACGGCCCCAAGATCGACGTCCAGATCACCGACCCGGCAGGACGCGAGTCCACCCTCTCCACCGTCCAGATCGACTTCCACCAGCCGGAACGCTTCGACCTGCACTACATCGGCCCCGACGGCGGGAAACACCGGCCGGTCATGGTCCACCGCAGCGTCATCGGGAGCGTGGAGCGGGCGGTCGCCCATCTCGTCGAGGCGCACGGCGGCGCGTTCCCGGTGTGGCTCGCGCCCGTGCAGCTCGTGGTCCTGCCGGTCGGCGACGGGCAGGAGGAGCGGGCCCATGAGGTCGTACGACAGGCGCTCGCGCTCGGCATCCGCGCCGAGCTCTCCGGCCCCGGCGACGGCACCCTCGGCGCCCGTGTCCGCGCCGCGCGCCTCGTGCCGTACCAGGCGGTGATCGGGGAGCGGGAGGCCGACGCGGACTGCGCGGCCGTACGACTGCGGGACGGCCGCAGGCCGGGAGCCGTACCGGTGGAGGAGCTGCTGCGAAGGATCGCCGCCCGGGCCGGTGATCGCGGGGCCGAACTGTGGGCGGCTGCGTAA